The Bradysia coprophila strain Holo2 unplaced genomic scaffold, BU_Bcop_v1 contig_70, whole genome shotgun sequence genome contains a region encoding:
- the LOC119083561 gene encoding RING finger protein nhl-1 isoform X1 has translation MEQFEQLLTCCVCLDRYRNPKLLPCQHSFCMEPCMEGLVDYVRRQVKCPECRAEHRIPYQGVQAFPTNVTLQRFLELRMEITGEPPDPTSGQIMERCNVCSEKAYLSPCAHCDKKICEDCKSAHMDILRREITRINSQIRRGVHRLQDSLSIVEKNTLSLQTNCLSVSEEVDEVYRRMSKALKDRAEHLRSEIERYLSTELRNLTALKDNLDLEVANIQSNCDVADKYINDNVEWDDCELMDTKEIFLRTVEFIRNFEYENTDYNRRVRFFMEKNPNELVTIAATFGELHVQPHSVAPNTNSNSSLQPPSGPGLMRSKSDHRLATQFRQQEERGLRDDDEPVLGGRKFGERQARATDRYSGGDAGRYGRNDYDYGNDYEPDTTSRSTKSRFRSRFVRSHQNDDNSDNEQGRNVRFNEKDKEKERDRVIDTEDVARGHLSGIIRLTDSPRVMKRLQEQEKGKKEKKIEATPAAKPAVVKRVTAAAPAAARQMSEDEIDRIKRQNKGSSASTAAAEPDRPTTERVAALKSRTTAGSEDSDSSPSSPVRRTPPQVEADSEDSDGSITSPQQPNKTPGSHVKTTRSASSDSSTSTESSTSSSAVRNTGATYTTKEVKQKLTANTKPETSAVRTRPVTEAPTSTSTVPEKKPFQSRFLPNHQQDKKQETESSSEEETSSEESEEEEEEEEKTPAKSPAKDSALKTDIGPLLARSSNARDSQADSARRISKDESSSRGGYSSPTTYSRGYERESSPKYTRTRPTRDQYEEPKYGSPTTGTSGYTNNTGEDSDSKYGTGRSRYLALKERRSRLARSRSTHTFGNDDEDIDEPMSPTTTSPNAYLASRYGTSSSLGGSDLSRSRSSHALKSREASPVRSSGGSTETDKDGAALSSWARYLKNKYGNRSTKDASRDATTAASSSSATPSSSSTSAARRLSLGLPLRQANEVASSDDDSKNGLGSPISPTAAAVGIQVVAGISPRTQYLQKRRQLFQLGGRGSEPGCFTWPRGCACGPDNSIVVADSSNHRVQVFDSNGIFVKEFGQYGNGEGEFDCLAGVTVNRIGQFIIADRYNHRIQVLDPSGRFLRAFGSQGTADGKFNYPWGVTTDALGFIYVSDKENHRVQVFQSDGTFVGKFGTSGKDEGQLEHPHYIAVSNTNRVIVSDSNNHRIQIFDVNGRVLSAFGTEGSEEGQFKFPRGVAVDDQGYICVADSGNNRIQIFHPDGSFLRAFGSWGSGDAEFKGLEGVAIMSNGNILVCDRENHRVQVF, from the exons atggAGCAATTTGAACAACTCCTTACCTGTTGCGTCTGTCTTGACAGATATCGCAACCCCAAACTACTGCCATGCCAGCATTCATTTTGCATGGAGCCATGCATGGAAGGACTAGTTGATTACGTACGACGACAG gtaaaATGTCCTGAATGTAGAGCTGAACATAGAATACCGTATCAAGGTGTGCAAGCATTTCCGACAAATGTAACCCTTCAACGCTTCTTGGAATTACGTATGGAAATTACCGGTGAACCTCCAGATCCAACATCCG GTCAAATTATGGAGCGCTGTAACGTTTGTTCGGAAAAAGCCTACCTGTCGCCTTGTGCTCATTGCGACAAGAAAATTTGCGAAGATTGCAAGAGTGCCCACATGGATATTTTGCGCAGAGAAATCACCAGAATAAACAGTCAG ATTCGGCGTGGCGTTCATAGGCTTCAAGATTCGTTATCTATAGTTGAAAAGAATACGCTCAGCTTGCAGACTAACTGTTTAAGTGTTTCCGAGGAAGTTGACGAAGTGTACCGACGCATGAGCAAAGCTTTAAAGGATCGTGCCGAACATTTACGATCAGAAATTGAACGTTACCTTTCAACTGAACTACGTAACCTTACGGCTCTGAAAGACAATCTTGATTTGGAAGTGGCAAATATTCAAAGTAACTGCGACGTAGCTGACAAATATATCAATGACAATGTCGAATGGGACGACTGTGAACTGATGGATacgaaagaaattttcttgagGACGGTCGAGTTTATCAGAAATTTCGAATACGAAAACACGGACTATAATCGTCGCGTTCGGTTCTTTATGGAGAAAAATCCTAATGAACTAGTTACCATTGCTGCTACGTTTGGTGAGCTTCATGTGCAACCACATTCGGTAGCTCCTAACACAAATAGCAACAGCTCACTACAACCACCATCAGGACCTGGTTTGATGAGATCGAAAAGTGATCACCGCCTTGCCACACAATTTAGGCAACAAGAAGAACGTGGATTACGAGATGATGATGAACCAGTTTTGGGTGGACGTAAATTTGGAGAGCGTCAAGCGAGAGCCACCGATCGATACAGCGGTGGTGATGCCGGACGATACGGACGCAATGACTATGATTACGGAAATGACTATGAACCGGACACCACATCAAGATCTACGAAATCAAGATTCCGCTCAAGATTCGTTCGAAGCCACCAAAATGACGACAATTCTGATAATGAGCAGGGTAGGAACGTTCGATTTAACGAAAAAGACAAGGAGAAAGAACGTGACCGTGTTATTGATACGGAAGATGTCGCACGTGGACACTTAAGTGGAATTATTCGACTGACCGATTCACCACGTGTAATGAAACGTTTACAAGAacaagaaaaaggaaaaaaggagaaaaagaTCGAAGCTACACCGGCAGCGAAACCAGCTGTTGTGAAGCGAGTCACTGCCGCCGCACCGGCAGCAGCCCGACAAATGTCTGAAGATGAAATAGATAGAATCAAAAGACAAAATAAAGGCTCTTCGGCGTCGACTGCAGCAGCTGAACCTGATCGTCCAACTACTGAACGTGTCGCTGCATTGAAGAGCAGAACCACGGCGGGTAGTGAAGATAGTGACAGCTCTCCGTCATCGCCTGTAAGACGTACACCACCCCAGGTCGAG GCCGACAGCGAAGATTCTGATGGCTCAATAACGTCTCCTCAACAGCCAAATAAAACACCAGGTTCGCATGTAAAAACTACTCGTTCAGCTAGTAGTGATTCGTCAACGTCCACCGAGAGCTCAACATCATCGTCAGCTGTACGTAACACGGGCGCTACATACACAACGAAAGAAGTCAAACAGAAGTTGACAGCAAACACGAAACCAGAAACATCGGCCGTTCGAACCCGACCCGTTACCGAAGCGCCAACCTCAACGTCAACGGTTCCCGAGAAGAAGCCGTTCCAAAGTCGATTCTTACCAAATCATCAACAAGATAAGAAACAAGAGACTGAATCATCAAGCGAAGAAGAGACGTCTTCCGAGGAATCTGAGGaagaagaggaagaagaagaaaaaacgccAGCTAAATCACCAGCTAAAGATTCTGCATTAAAGACGGACATTGGACCGTTGCTAGCACGCAGTTCAAATGCTCGTGACTCACAAGCCGATAGTGCACGTCGCATATCAAAGGATGAGAGTAGTTCACGTGGCGGGTATAGTAGTCCAACAACATATAGTCGTGGGTATGAGCGAGAGAGTAGTCCCAAATACACAAGGACGAGACCGACGCGAGACCAATATGAAGAGCCAAAATATGGATCACCAACTACCGGAACCAGTGG CTATACCAATAATACAGGCGAAGATTCAGATAGCAAATATGGGACAGGTCGTTCACGCTACTTGGCTTTAAAGGAGCGCCGTAGTCGACTTGCTCGTAGCAGATCGACTCATACATTTGGCAATGATGACGAAGATATCGACGAACCGATGtcaccaacaacaacatccCCAAATGCTTATCTTGCTTCCAG GTATGgcacatcatcatcattaggTGGTTCTGATTTGTCTCGAAGTCGTTCATCTCATGCACTAAAATCACGTGAAGCTTCACCAGTGAGAAGTAGCGGCGGCAGTACAGAAACTGATAAGGACGGTGCCGCACTTAGCTCATGGGCtcgatatttaaaaaataaatacgGAAATCGTTCCACTAAAGATGCTAGCAGAGACGCAACCACTGCAGCATCCTCTTCATCAGCAACACCATCCAGTTCATCAACATCTGCAGCAAGACGATTAAGTCTTGGATTGCCATTACGGCAAGCAAACGAAGTGGCCAGTTCTGATGATGATTCAAAAAACGGGCTAGGCTCCCCTATCTCTCCTACGGCAGCAGCAGTCGGTATTCAGGTCGTAGCAGGTATCTCCCCTAGGACACAATACTTGCAAAAACGTAGACAGCTGTTCCAATTGGGTGGACGGGGGAGCGAGCCCGGATGTTTTACATGGCCGAGGGGATGTGCTTGCGGACCAGATAACAGCATTGTAGTAGCAGACTCATCCAACCATCGGGTACAAGTTTTCGATTCAAACGgtatttttgtaaaagaattcGGCCAATACGGCAATGGAGAAGGTGAATTTGATTGCTTGGCCGGAGTCACAGTAAATCGCATAGGACAATTCATCATTGCGGATCGTTACAATCATCGTATTCAAGTCTTAGATCCGTCTGGCAGATTTTTAAGAGCTTTCGGTTCACAAGGCACAGCCGacggaaaattcaattatccGTGGGGTGTTACAACCGATGCGCTTGGTTTCATATATGTGTCAGACAAAGAAAATCACAGAGTTCAG GTTTTCCAATCCGATGGAACCTTCGTTGGTAAATTCGGTACCAGTGGTAAAGATGAAGGTCAACTTGAACATCCGCATTACATTGCGGTTTCTAACACGAACCGAGTAATTGTGTCTGATTCGAACAATCATCGTATTCAAATATTCGACGTAAATGGTCGTGTTTTGTCTGCATTTGGTACCGAAGGATCCGAAGAAGGACAATTCAAATTTCCACG
- the LOC119083561 gene encoding RING finger protein nhl-1 isoform X2 gives MEQFEQLLTCCVCLDRYRNPKLLPCQHSFCMEPCMEGLVDYVRRQVKCPECRAEHRIPYQGVQAFPTNVTLQRFLELRMEITGEPPDPTSGQIMERCNVCSEKAYLSPCAHCDKKICEDCKSAHMDILRREITRINSQIRRGVHRLQDSLSIVEKNTLSLQTNCLSVSEEVDEVYRRMSKALKDRAEHLRSEIERYLSTELRNLTALKDNLDLEVANIQSNCDVADKYINDNVEWDDCELMDTKEIFLRTVEFIRNFEYENTDYNRRVRFFMEKNPNELVTIAATFGELHVQPHSVAPNTNSNSSLQPPSGPGLMRSKSDHRLATQFRQQEERGLRDDDEPVLGGRKFGERQARATDRYSGGDAGRYGRNDYDYGNDYEPDTTSRSTKSRFRSRFVRSHQNDDNSDNEQGRNVRFNEKDKEKERDRVIDTEDVARGHLSGIIRLTDSPRVMKRLQEQEKGKKEKKIEATPAAKPAVVKRVTAAAPAAARQMSEDEIDRIKRQNKGSSASTAAAEPDRPTTERVAALKSRTTAGSEDSDSSPSSPVRRTPPQVEPNKTPGSHVKTTRSASSDSSTSTESSTSSSAVRNTGATYTTKEVKQKLTANTKPETSAVRTRPVTEAPTSTSTVPEKKPFQSRFLPNHQQDKKQETESSSEEETSSEESEEEEEEEEKTPAKSPAKDSALKTDIGPLLARSSNARDSQADSARRISKDESSSRGGYSSPTTYSRGYERESSPKYTRTRPTRDQYEEPKYGSPTTGTSGYTNNTGEDSDSKYGTGRSRYLALKERRSRLARSRSTHTFGNDDEDIDEPMSPTTTSPNAYLASRYGTSSSLGGSDLSRSRSSHALKSREASPVRSSGGSTETDKDGAALSSWARYLKNKYGNRSTKDASRDATTAASSSSATPSSSSTSAARRLSLGLPLRQANEVASSDDDSKNGLGSPISPTAAAVGIQVVAGISPRTQYLQKRRQLFQLGGRGSEPGCFTWPRGCACGPDNSIVVADSSNHRVQVFDSNGIFVKEFGQYGNGEGEFDCLAGVTVNRIGQFIIADRYNHRIQVLDPSGRFLRAFGSQGTADGKFNYPWGVTTDALGFIYVSDKENHRVQVFQSDGTFVGKFGTSGKDEGQLEHPHYIAVSNTNRVIVSDSNNHRIQIFDVNGRVLSAFGTEGSEEGQFKFPRGVAVDDQGYICVADSGNNRIQIFHPDGSFLRAFGSWGSGDAEFKGLEGVAIMSNGNILVCDRENHRVQVF, from the exons atggAGCAATTTGAACAACTCCTTACCTGTTGCGTCTGTCTTGACAGATATCGCAACCCCAAACTACTGCCATGCCAGCATTCATTTTGCATGGAGCCATGCATGGAAGGACTAGTTGATTACGTACGACGACAG gtaaaATGTCCTGAATGTAGAGCTGAACATAGAATACCGTATCAAGGTGTGCAAGCATTTCCGACAAATGTAACCCTTCAACGCTTCTTGGAATTACGTATGGAAATTACCGGTGAACCTCCAGATCCAACATCCG GTCAAATTATGGAGCGCTGTAACGTTTGTTCGGAAAAAGCCTACCTGTCGCCTTGTGCTCATTGCGACAAGAAAATTTGCGAAGATTGCAAGAGTGCCCACATGGATATTTTGCGCAGAGAAATCACCAGAATAAACAGTCAG ATTCGGCGTGGCGTTCATAGGCTTCAAGATTCGTTATCTATAGTTGAAAAGAATACGCTCAGCTTGCAGACTAACTGTTTAAGTGTTTCCGAGGAAGTTGACGAAGTGTACCGACGCATGAGCAAAGCTTTAAAGGATCGTGCCGAACATTTACGATCAGAAATTGAACGTTACCTTTCAACTGAACTACGTAACCTTACGGCTCTGAAAGACAATCTTGATTTGGAAGTGGCAAATATTCAAAGTAACTGCGACGTAGCTGACAAATATATCAATGACAATGTCGAATGGGACGACTGTGAACTGATGGATacgaaagaaattttcttgagGACGGTCGAGTTTATCAGAAATTTCGAATACGAAAACACGGACTATAATCGTCGCGTTCGGTTCTTTATGGAGAAAAATCCTAATGAACTAGTTACCATTGCTGCTACGTTTGGTGAGCTTCATGTGCAACCACATTCGGTAGCTCCTAACACAAATAGCAACAGCTCACTACAACCACCATCAGGACCTGGTTTGATGAGATCGAAAAGTGATCACCGCCTTGCCACACAATTTAGGCAACAAGAAGAACGTGGATTACGAGATGATGATGAACCAGTTTTGGGTGGACGTAAATTTGGAGAGCGTCAAGCGAGAGCCACCGATCGATACAGCGGTGGTGATGCCGGACGATACGGACGCAATGACTATGATTACGGAAATGACTATGAACCGGACACCACATCAAGATCTACGAAATCAAGATTCCGCTCAAGATTCGTTCGAAGCCACCAAAATGACGACAATTCTGATAATGAGCAGGGTAGGAACGTTCGATTTAACGAAAAAGACAAGGAGAAAGAACGTGACCGTGTTATTGATACGGAAGATGTCGCACGTGGACACTTAAGTGGAATTATTCGACTGACCGATTCACCACGTGTAATGAAACGTTTACAAGAacaagaaaaaggaaaaaaggagaaaaagaTCGAAGCTACACCGGCAGCGAAACCAGCTGTTGTGAAGCGAGTCACTGCCGCCGCACCGGCAGCAGCCCGACAAATGTCTGAAGATGAAATAGATAGAATCAAAAGACAAAATAAAGGCTCTTCGGCGTCGACTGCAGCAGCTGAACCTGATCGTCCAACTACTGAACGTGTCGCTGCATTGAAGAGCAGAACCACGGCGGGTAGTGAAGATAGTGACAGCTCTCCGTCATCGCCTGTAAGACGTACACCACCCCAGGTCGAG CCAAATAAAACACCAGGTTCGCATGTAAAAACTACTCGTTCAGCTAGTAGTGATTCGTCAACGTCCACCGAGAGCTCAACATCATCGTCAGCTGTACGTAACACGGGCGCTACATACACAACGAAAGAAGTCAAACAGAAGTTGACAGCAAACACGAAACCAGAAACATCGGCCGTTCGAACCCGACCCGTTACCGAAGCGCCAACCTCAACGTCAACGGTTCCCGAGAAGAAGCCGTTCCAAAGTCGATTCTTACCAAATCATCAACAAGATAAGAAACAAGAGACTGAATCATCAAGCGAAGAAGAGACGTCTTCCGAGGAATCTGAGGaagaagaggaagaagaagaaaaaacgccAGCTAAATCACCAGCTAAAGATTCTGCATTAAAGACGGACATTGGACCGTTGCTAGCACGCAGTTCAAATGCTCGTGACTCACAAGCCGATAGTGCACGTCGCATATCAAAGGATGAGAGTAGTTCACGTGGCGGGTATAGTAGTCCAACAACATATAGTCGTGGGTATGAGCGAGAGAGTAGTCCCAAATACACAAGGACGAGACCGACGCGAGACCAATATGAAGAGCCAAAATATGGATCACCAACTACCGGAACCAGTGG CTATACCAATAATACAGGCGAAGATTCAGATAGCAAATATGGGACAGGTCGTTCACGCTACTTGGCTTTAAAGGAGCGCCGTAGTCGACTTGCTCGTAGCAGATCGACTCATACATTTGGCAATGATGACGAAGATATCGACGAACCGATGtcaccaacaacaacatccCCAAATGCTTATCTTGCTTCCAG GTATGgcacatcatcatcattaggTGGTTCTGATTTGTCTCGAAGTCGTTCATCTCATGCACTAAAATCACGTGAAGCTTCACCAGTGAGAAGTAGCGGCGGCAGTACAGAAACTGATAAGGACGGTGCCGCACTTAGCTCATGGGCtcgatatttaaaaaataaatacgGAAATCGTTCCACTAAAGATGCTAGCAGAGACGCAACCACTGCAGCATCCTCTTCATCAGCAACACCATCCAGTTCATCAACATCTGCAGCAAGACGATTAAGTCTTGGATTGCCATTACGGCAAGCAAACGAAGTGGCCAGTTCTGATGATGATTCAAAAAACGGGCTAGGCTCCCCTATCTCTCCTACGGCAGCAGCAGTCGGTATTCAGGTCGTAGCAGGTATCTCCCCTAGGACACAATACTTGCAAAAACGTAGACAGCTGTTCCAATTGGGTGGACGGGGGAGCGAGCCCGGATGTTTTACATGGCCGAGGGGATGTGCTTGCGGACCAGATAACAGCATTGTAGTAGCAGACTCATCCAACCATCGGGTACAAGTTTTCGATTCAAACGgtatttttgtaaaagaattcGGCCAATACGGCAATGGAGAAGGTGAATTTGATTGCTTGGCCGGAGTCACAGTAAATCGCATAGGACAATTCATCATTGCGGATCGTTACAATCATCGTATTCAAGTCTTAGATCCGTCTGGCAGATTTTTAAGAGCTTTCGGTTCACAAGGCACAGCCGacggaaaattcaattatccGTGGGGTGTTACAACCGATGCGCTTGGTTTCATATATGTGTCAGACAAAGAAAATCACAGAGTTCAG GTTTTCCAATCCGATGGAACCTTCGTTGGTAAATTCGGTACCAGTGGTAAAGATGAAGGTCAACTTGAACATCCGCATTACATTGCGGTTTCTAACACGAACCGAGTAATTGTGTCTGATTCGAACAATCATCGTATTCAAATATTCGACGTAAATGGTCGTGTTTTGTCTGCATTTGGTACCGAAGGATCCGAAGAAGGACAATTCAAATTTCCACG
- the LOC119083561 gene encoding RING finger protein nhl-1 isoform X3: MEQFEQLLTCCVCLDRYRNPKLLPCQHSFCMEPCMEGLVDYVRRQVKCPECRAEHRIPYQGVQAFPTNVTLQRFLELRMEITGEPPDPTSGQIMERCNVCSEKAYLSPCAHCDKKICEDCKSAHMDILRREITRINSQIRRGVHRLQDSLSIVEKNTLSLQTNCLSVSEEVDEVYRRMSKALKDRAEHLRSEIERYLSTELRNLTALKDNLDLEVANIQSNCDVADKYINDNVEWDDCELMDTKEIFLRTVEFIRNFEYENTDYNRRVRFFMEKNPNELVTIAATFGELHVQPHSVAPNTNSNSSLQPPSGPGLMRSKSDHRLATQFRQQEERGLRDDDEPVLGGRKFGERQARATDRYSGGDAGRYGRNDYDYGNDYEPDTTSRSTKSRFRSRFVRSHQNDDNSDNEQGRNVRFNEKDKEKERDRVIDTEDVARGHLSGIIRLTDSPRVMKRLQEQEKGKKEKKIEATPAAKPAVVKRVTAAAPAAARQMSEDEIDRIKRQNKGSSASTAAAEPDRPTTERVAALKSRTTAGSEDSDSSPSSPVRRTPPQVEADSEDSDGSITSPQQPNKTPGSHVKTTRSASSDSSTSTESSTSSSAVRNTGATYTTKEVKQKLTANTKPETSAVRTRPVTEAPTSTSTVPEKKPFQSRFLPNHQQDKKQETESSSEEETSSEESEEEEEEEEKTPAKSPAKDSALKTDIGPLLARSSNARDSQADSARRISKDESSSRGGYSSPTTYSRGYERESSPKYTRTRPTRDQYEEPKYGSPTTGTSGYGTSSSLGGSDLSRSRSSHALKSREASPVRSSGGSTETDKDGAALSSWARYLKNKYGNRSTKDASRDATTAASSSSATPSSSSTSAARRLSLGLPLRQANEVASSDDDSKNGLGSPISPTAAAVGIQVVAGISPRTQYLQKRRQLFQLGGRGSEPGCFTWPRGCACGPDNSIVVADSSNHRVQVFDSNGIFVKEFGQYGNGEGEFDCLAGVTVNRIGQFIIADRYNHRIQVLDPSGRFLRAFGSQGTADGKFNYPWGVTTDALGFIYVSDKENHRVQVFQSDGTFVGKFGTSGKDEGQLEHPHYIAVSNTNRVIVSDSNNHRIQIFDVNGRVLSAFGTEGSEEGQFKFPRGVAVDDQGYICVADSGNNRIQIFHPDGSFLRAFGSWGSGDAEFKGLEGVAIMSNGNILVCDRENHRVQVF, from the exons atggAGCAATTTGAACAACTCCTTACCTGTTGCGTCTGTCTTGACAGATATCGCAACCCCAAACTACTGCCATGCCAGCATTCATTTTGCATGGAGCCATGCATGGAAGGACTAGTTGATTACGTACGACGACAG gtaaaATGTCCTGAATGTAGAGCTGAACATAGAATACCGTATCAAGGTGTGCAAGCATTTCCGACAAATGTAACCCTTCAACGCTTCTTGGAATTACGTATGGAAATTACCGGTGAACCTCCAGATCCAACATCCG GTCAAATTATGGAGCGCTGTAACGTTTGTTCGGAAAAAGCCTACCTGTCGCCTTGTGCTCATTGCGACAAGAAAATTTGCGAAGATTGCAAGAGTGCCCACATGGATATTTTGCGCAGAGAAATCACCAGAATAAACAGTCAG ATTCGGCGTGGCGTTCATAGGCTTCAAGATTCGTTATCTATAGTTGAAAAGAATACGCTCAGCTTGCAGACTAACTGTTTAAGTGTTTCCGAGGAAGTTGACGAAGTGTACCGACGCATGAGCAAAGCTTTAAAGGATCGTGCCGAACATTTACGATCAGAAATTGAACGTTACCTTTCAACTGAACTACGTAACCTTACGGCTCTGAAAGACAATCTTGATTTGGAAGTGGCAAATATTCAAAGTAACTGCGACGTAGCTGACAAATATATCAATGACAATGTCGAATGGGACGACTGTGAACTGATGGATacgaaagaaattttcttgagGACGGTCGAGTTTATCAGAAATTTCGAATACGAAAACACGGACTATAATCGTCGCGTTCGGTTCTTTATGGAGAAAAATCCTAATGAACTAGTTACCATTGCTGCTACGTTTGGTGAGCTTCATGTGCAACCACATTCGGTAGCTCCTAACACAAATAGCAACAGCTCACTACAACCACCATCAGGACCTGGTTTGATGAGATCGAAAAGTGATCACCGCCTTGCCACACAATTTAGGCAACAAGAAGAACGTGGATTACGAGATGATGATGAACCAGTTTTGGGTGGACGTAAATTTGGAGAGCGTCAAGCGAGAGCCACCGATCGATACAGCGGTGGTGATGCCGGACGATACGGACGCAATGACTATGATTACGGAAATGACTATGAACCGGACACCACATCAAGATCTACGAAATCAAGATTCCGCTCAAGATTCGTTCGAAGCCACCAAAATGACGACAATTCTGATAATGAGCAGGGTAGGAACGTTCGATTTAACGAAAAAGACAAGGAGAAAGAACGTGACCGTGTTATTGATACGGAAGATGTCGCACGTGGACACTTAAGTGGAATTATTCGACTGACCGATTCACCACGTGTAATGAAACGTTTACAAGAacaagaaaaaggaaaaaaggagaaaaagaTCGAAGCTACACCGGCAGCGAAACCAGCTGTTGTGAAGCGAGTCACTGCCGCCGCACCGGCAGCAGCCCGACAAATGTCTGAAGATGAAATAGATAGAATCAAAAGACAAAATAAAGGCTCTTCGGCGTCGACTGCAGCAGCTGAACCTGATCGTCCAACTACTGAACGTGTCGCTGCATTGAAGAGCAGAACCACGGCGGGTAGTGAAGATAGTGACAGCTCTCCGTCATCGCCTGTAAGACGTACACCACCCCAGGTCGAG GCCGACAGCGAAGATTCTGATGGCTCAATAACGTCTCCTCAACAGCCAAATAAAACACCAGGTTCGCATGTAAAAACTACTCGTTCAGCTAGTAGTGATTCGTCAACGTCCACCGAGAGCTCAACATCATCGTCAGCTGTACGTAACACGGGCGCTACATACACAACGAAAGAAGTCAAACAGAAGTTGACAGCAAACACGAAACCAGAAACATCGGCCGTTCGAACCCGACCCGTTACCGAAGCGCCAACCTCAACGTCAACGGTTCCCGAGAAGAAGCCGTTCCAAAGTCGATTCTTACCAAATCATCAACAAGATAAGAAACAAGAGACTGAATCATCAAGCGAAGAAGAGACGTCTTCCGAGGAATCTGAGGaagaagaggaagaagaagaaaaaacgccAGCTAAATCACCAGCTAAAGATTCTGCATTAAAGACGGACATTGGACCGTTGCTAGCACGCAGTTCAAATGCTCGTGACTCACAAGCCGATAGTGCACGTCGCATATCAAAGGATGAGAGTAGTTCACGTGGCGGGTATAGTAGTCCAACAACATATAGTCGTGGGTATGAGCGAGAGAGTAGTCCCAAATACACAAGGACGAGACCGACGCGAGACCAATATGAAGAGCCAAAATATGGATCACCAACTACCGGAACCAGTGG GTATGgcacatcatcatcattaggTGGTTCTGATTTGTCTCGAAGTCGTTCATCTCATGCACTAAAATCACGTGAAGCTTCACCAGTGAGAAGTAGCGGCGGCAGTACAGAAACTGATAAGGACGGTGCCGCACTTAGCTCATGGGCtcgatatttaaaaaataaatacgGAAATCGTTCCACTAAAGATGCTAGCAGAGACGCAACCACTGCAGCATCCTCTTCATCAGCAACACCATCCAGTTCATCAACATCTGCAGCAAGACGATTAAGTCTTGGATTGCCATTACGGCAAGCAAACGAAGTGGCCAGTTCTGATGATGATTCAAAAAACGGGCTAGGCTCCCCTATCTCTCCTACGGCAGCAGCAGTCGGTATTCAGGTCGTAGCAGGTATCTCCCCTAGGACACAATACTTGCAAAAACGTAGACAGCTGTTCCAATTGGGTGGACGGGGGAGCGAGCCCGGATGTTTTACATGGCCGAGGGGATGTGCTTGCGGACCAGATAACAGCATTGTAGTAGCAGACTCATCCAACCATCGGGTACAAGTTTTCGATTCAAACGgtatttttgtaaaagaattcGGCCAATACGGCAATGGAGAAGGTGAATTTGATTGCTTGGCCGGAGTCACAGTAAATCGCATAGGACAATTCATCATTGCGGATCGTTACAATCATCGTATTCAAGTCTTAGATCCGTCTGGCAGATTTTTAAGAGCTTTCGGTTCACAAGGCACAGCCGacggaaaattcaattatccGTGGGGTGTTACAACCGATGCGCTTGGTTTCATATATGTGTCAGACAAAGAAAATCACAGAGTTCAG GTTTTCCAATCCGATGGAACCTTCGTTGGTAAATTCGGTACCAGTGGTAAAGATGAAGGTCAACTTGAACATCCGCATTACATTGCGGTTTCTAACACGAACCGAGTAATTGTGTCTGATTCGAACAATCATCGTATTCAAATATTCGACGTAAATGGTCGTGTTTTGTCTGCATTTGGTACCGAAGGATCCGAAGAAGGACAATTCAAATTTCCACG